The following proteins come from a genomic window of Edaphobacter sp. 4G125:
- a CDS encoding sigma-54-dependent transcriptional regulator yields MSGKRILVVDDDSSLRSVMKMQLEEAGYQVTLAADGAEAYDLIHETCPQLVISDLKMPTSGLELMRRIAEGDIQPTLIIVTAFGTVETAVEAMKLGAYDYVTKPLDFEELVLVVHRAMERQTLLDEVRNLRSALDERYGFEGIVGRAKVFLRVLDQASRVAQRDTTVLIQGETGTGKELMARAIHQNSPRKSKPFVTINCGSIPKELVESELFGYTRGAFTGANATRPGKIELADGGTLFLDEVGELPLDAQVKLLRVLQQGEIAKIGAAEAQKVDVRVVTATHRNLQAMIEDGTFREDLYYRLAVVPLLLPPLRERREDIPELVKHLFSKAKQRHGMKDVELSSEVVQHLARYRWPGNVRELENVLERMLVLSSSNMVTEADLPEEIRRVPADNSFWIDLPEEGVSLEAVERELIMRALEQAKGNQTKAAKYLDISRRTLIYRMEKYGLTQE; encoded by the coding sequence ATGAGCGGGAAGCGCATCCTGGTTGTCGATGATGACAGCAGCCTTCGCAGCGTGATGAAGATGCAGTTGGAGGAGGCGGGTTATCAGGTTACGCTTGCTGCCGATGGGGCCGAAGCCTATGACCTCATCCACGAGACGTGTCCGCAGTTAGTCATCAGCGATCTGAAGATGCCTACCAGCGGTCTGGAGCTGATGCGCCGTATCGCAGAAGGAGACATCCAGCCTACTCTGATTATTGTGACTGCATTTGGCACAGTAGAGACTGCAGTGGAAGCGATGAAGCTGGGAGCATACGACTATGTGACCAAGCCGCTGGACTTTGAAGAACTTGTGTTGGTGGTGCATCGCGCCATGGAGCGCCAGACTCTGCTGGACGAGGTAAGAAATCTTCGGTCGGCACTGGATGAACGATATGGATTTGAAGGAATTGTGGGACGCGCGAAAGTATTTCTTCGCGTGCTCGATCAGGCTTCGCGGGTAGCGCAGCGCGACACGACGGTATTGATCCAGGGAGAGACTGGGACAGGCAAAGAGCTGATGGCGCGCGCGATCCATCAAAACAGTCCAAGAAAGAGCAAACCCTTTGTGACGATCAACTGCGGCTCCATTCCCAAAGAGCTTGTGGAGTCAGAGTTGTTTGGCTATACGCGAGGCGCTTTCACGGGTGCCAATGCCACGCGGCCAGGGAAGATTGAGCTTGCCGATGGCGGGACGCTTTTTTTAGATGAAGTGGGCGAGCTTCCCTTGGATGCCCAGGTCAAACTGCTTCGTGTTTTACAGCAAGGTGAGATTGCTAAGATCGGTGCAGCCGAGGCACAAAAGGTCGATGTCCGCGTAGTTACAGCAACTCATCGCAACCTTCAGGCGATGATTGAAGATGGGACTTTTCGGGAAGATCTCTACTACCGGCTGGCAGTAGTTCCATTGCTGCTGCCGCCGCTGCGAGAGCGAAGAGAAGATATTCCGGAACTGGTCAAACATCTCTTCAGCAAGGCGAAGCAGCGGCATGGCATGAAAGATGTGGAATTATCTTCGGAGGTGGTGCAACATCTCGCGCGATATCGCTGGCCAGGAAATGTGCGCGAGCTGGAGAATGTGCTGGAGAGGATGCTGGTTCTCAGTTCTTCAAATATGGTGACGGAGGCTGATCTTCCAGAAGAGATTCGTCGTGTGCCTGCCGACAACTCATTCTGGATTGACCTTCCAGAAGAAGGTGTCAGCCTGGAGGCCGTCGAGCGTGAGTTAATTATGCGAGCCCTGGAGCAGGCAAAAGGGAATCAGACGAAGGCCGCAAAGTATCTCGACATCAGTCGAAGGACACTCATTTACCGTATGGAAAAGTATGGGCTGACCCAAGAGTGA
- a CDS encoding amidohydrolase family protein: protein MSASLLAAKPAHFSLVFFLLGTVAHAASVTKAITVSEGTDMQVTVSPDRKTILADVQGLIYAIPFSGGAGHQLTQPLQEASHPDWSPKGDLVALQCYAGGTFHIWTMKPDGSSLKQVTTGHGDDREPRISPDGTTIAFASDRAFQGSYDIWTVKTDGSDLKQITNSAADEFGPSWSPDGKRLVFISGSGIQGASIETIDLASNERSIVLSVDPTKQRLEAPSFSPDGTKISFVNFEVHGAAVSEAHLTVVSASDSTTVYTGRSEDAFPFPAVWLSNSELVYSAEGKILRLNLATSSEIPIPFTAAIPTVRPRYMHKRYDFDEIKPHPVKGIYAPVLSPDGKQVAFIALNQLYLMTIGQKPVALTNDTFYKQGPIFSADGKYLAYVSDRDGIENIYVHDLTNRDTSSDKRIAPGQNAQIMPAWSPDGKLIAFQDQTGATLLADVATGKVTPLTPSTFFPGRASFAPNGKTIAIATIHPYTKRFREGTSDILTVDLATKAAKFYSPAPYKSITTRTEDGPIYAPNGREIAFVLEDLLYTMPVDAEGHPSGPAVKLNDEITDTPTWSGDSSHILYLSNGKLRLIDRVTGQITPVPVDLTYTQAKPTQKLLIHAGRFWPGKGATEQSDVDILITDNRITSVTPHSVTSPAGVTRTVEAPNSTVLPGLFENHVHADSDNGIYYGDRMGRLWLIYGVTELRGIADNAYRAVEHKEAYLSGTATGPRVFNTGEAVDGERVYYPMMIATTSEEQLHREFDRLNALDFDFIKLYVRLSYAWAKEGIDYAHTRMGVETASHYLLPAVTLGEDGMSHISATARTGWAYSRSQPGRSYGDVRDLLVDSGMWTISTTFSQVPYADDPGMASDPRQAVAPSWENKRLRTAVETVTHTNVAPMLQRLKDEESTVAETYRRGGLILAGTDSPLDIPATSLHLNLRAQVKQGGLAPWQALETVTSLPAKAYGLSKDLGTLEPGHLADLIIVDGDPLKNIDDLARVQCVAKNGKLQSVASIMKPFAKSDIGETICPSH from the coding sequence ATGTCCGCAAGTCTTCTGGCTGCGAAGCCAGCCCATTTCTCCCTTGTCTTCTTTCTGTTGGGAACCGTCGCACATGCTGCTTCTGTCACTAAGGCCATTACGGTTAGTGAAGGAACTGATATGCAGGTTACGGTTTCTCCTGATCGGAAAACCATCCTCGCTGACGTTCAAGGACTGATCTACGCGATTCCGTTCTCTGGCGGCGCGGGGCATCAGCTGACCCAGCCATTGCAGGAAGCATCTCATCCTGACTGGTCGCCGAAGGGCGATCTTGTTGCATTGCAATGCTACGCAGGCGGTACCTTCCACATCTGGACGATGAAGCCGGACGGCAGCAGCCTGAAGCAGGTGACGACTGGACACGGCGACGATCGTGAGCCGCGAATCTCACCTGATGGAACAACGATTGCTTTTGCTTCTGATCGAGCCTTTCAAGGATCGTATGACATATGGACAGTGAAGACAGATGGAAGTGATCTGAAGCAGATTACGAATTCTGCTGCCGACGAGTTTGGACCGAGTTGGTCACCGGATGGTAAAAGACTCGTCTTCATTTCAGGAAGCGGTATTCAAGGGGCCTCGATCGAGACGATTGATCTTGCTTCTAATGAGAGATCGATCGTGCTGTCCGTCGATCCAACGAAACAGCGCCTCGAAGCGCCCAGCTTCTCTCCCGATGGTACAAAGATTTCTTTTGTGAACTTTGAAGTTCATGGGGCAGCGGTCAGCGAAGCTCATCTCACCGTTGTTTCTGCTTCAGACTCAACAACGGTCTACACCGGAAGATCCGAAGATGCCTTTCCTTTTCCGGCGGTTTGGCTCTCAAACTCTGAGCTAGTCTACTCTGCTGAAGGAAAAATTTTGCGCTTGAATCTGGCGACTTCTTCGGAGATACCCATTCCATTTACGGCGGCGATTCCAACTGTTCGCCCACGGTACATGCATAAACGCTATGATTTTGACGAGATAAAGCCGCATCCTGTCAAAGGCATCTACGCTCCTGTGCTTTCACCAGATGGCAAACAGGTGGCGTTCATCGCGTTGAACCAGCTTTATCTTATGACCATTGGCCAGAAGCCGGTCGCGCTGACCAACGACACCTTCTATAAACAGGGGCCAATCTTCTCTGCAGATGGCAAGTATCTCGCTTACGTCTCCGATCGCGATGGTATCGAGAACATTTATGTTCACGACCTTACCAACAGAGATACTTCTTCGGACAAACGGATTGCTCCCGGCCAGAATGCGCAGATTATGCCTGCATGGTCTCCTGATGGCAAGTTAATCGCTTTTCAGGATCAGACAGGAGCTACTCTACTCGCTGATGTAGCTACCGGCAAAGTGACGCCTCTCACGCCTTCGACGTTCTTTCCAGGGCGTGCCTCGTTCGCTCCTAATGGAAAGACCATAGCTATTGCCACCATTCATCCGTACACCAAGCGCTTCCGCGAAGGCACCAGCGATATTCTGACCGTTGACCTTGCTACCAAAGCGGCGAAGTTCTATTCACCCGCACCTTACAAATCCATTACCACGCGTACGGAAGATGGCCCTATCTATGCTCCCAATGGAAGAGAGATCGCCTTTGTTTTGGAGGATCTTCTCTATACCATGCCGGTCGATGCAGAGGGCCATCCCTCCGGTCCAGCCGTGAAGCTGAACGATGAGATTACGGACACTCCGACATGGTCGGGCGATTCGTCTCACATTCTGTATCTATCGAATGGAAAGCTACGTCTCATCGATCGCGTCACGGGCCAGATTACTCCGGTGCCTGTCGATCTCACCTACACGCAAGCCAAGCCAACGCAGAAGCTGCTCATCCATGCTGGGCGCTTCTGGCCAGGAAAGGGAGCAACAGAGCAGAGCGATGTCGATATCCTTATCACCGACAATCGCATCACGAGTGTAACTCCTCATTCAGTTACATCTCCTGCGGGCGTCACCCGTACTGTCGAGGCCCCGAACTCGACAGTGCTTCCCGGTCTTTTTGAGAACCACGTTCATGCCGACTCCGACAACGGGATCTACTACGGCGATCGCATGGGACGGCTCTGGCTCATCTATGGCGTTACCGAGCTTCGTGGTATTGCCGATAACGCTTATCGCGCCGTAGAGCACAAAGAGGCGTATCTCTCCGGAACGGCAACCGGACCGCGCGTCTTCAATACCGGCGAAGCTGTTGACGGCGAGCGTGTCTACTACCCCATGATGATCGCGACGACCTCCGAAGAGCAGCTCCATCGCGAGTTCGATCGTCTCAATGCGCTCGATTTCGACTTCATTAAACTTTATGTTCGTCTGTCGTATGCATGGGCCAAAGAGGGAATCGACTACGCTCATACGCGCATGGGCGTGGAGACTGCATCGCACTATCTCTTGCCTGCAGTGACGCTCGGAGAAGATGGAATGAGCCATATCTCCGCGACCGCACGAACCGGATGGGCTTATTCGCGTTCGCAACCAGGACGTTCCTACGGTGACGTCAGAGATCTTCTTGTCGACTCAGGCATGTGGACCATCTCTACGACGTTTTCGCAGGTTCCTTATGCTGACGATCCCGGAATGGCAAGCGATCCGCGCCAGGCCGTGGCCCCTTCTTGGGAGAACAAACGCCTGCGCACTGCGGTTGAAACGGTAACTCACACCAACGTCGCACCCATGCTCCAGCGCCTCAAAGATGAGGAATCGACTGTGGCCGAAACCTACCGTCGAGGTGGTCTCATTCTTGCAGGAACCGATTCCCCACTTGATATTCCCGCCACCAGTCTTCATCTCAATCTTCGTGCGCAGGTTAAGCAGGGTGGGCTTGCGCCGTGGCAGGCGCTGGAGACAGTGACCAGTCTTCCGGCCAAGGCTTATGGTCTTAGTAAGGATCTTGGAACGCTTGAGCCCGGCCATCTGGCTGATCTCATCATTGTTGATGGAGATCCGCTCAAAAACATCGACGATCTTGCGCGCGTGCAGTGTGTTGCTAAAAACGGCAAGTTGCAATCGGTTGCCTCGATTATGAAACCGTTTGCGAAGTCAGATATAGGTGAAACCATCTGCCCGTCTCATTGA
- the pabB gene encoding aminodeoxychorismate synthase component I: MSETKRKTSISPQSKRHETIVLSPVPAWTPLPLHLRTLAATSSNAVLLETSRYDEHNRRSYLFLEPVEIVAAHTMDDLPALFDHIESARSNGLHLAGYFHYECGYFFERNHFQQSNMSPGPIAWFGAYSEPIVFDHLDGVFLTTPPSSVDVEPTPASFATYAALSIPQGEYEEKIDRIQRYIASGDTYQVNFTDRVAVYSQHSAAASFAALVAAQPVAYSALIHHDNRHILSLSPELFFRIEGNRIITRPMKGTMPRGLDLAEDEQQVARLQADEKNRSEHVMIVDLLRNDLGRICRSGSVHVEDLFSVERYQTLLQMTSTISGEPRSGLAFYDIFRALFPSGSITGAPKLRTMQIIQELERSPRGVYTGAIGYIAPSGDTTFNVAIRTVVLRDGIANMGVGGGIVADSNPSSEYRECQLKASFLTRQHQKFQLIETMLFDGTTVPYLALHLDRLSASAQYFDYSCDHNAIASRISSFASTLPAARHSIRLLLSSDGEFTLTSSALAPDAPAIAVRISPHRTYSGDVFLRHKTTQRDLYNSELSRARAEGFDEVLFLNERGELTEGAISNLFIRRDCHLLTPPLPSGVLPGILRRHILTTDPTACEQILVLEDLNRADAIYLGNSVRGLRQVTRLETNS; the protein is encoded by the coding sequence TTGAGCGAGACCAAAAGGAAGACCAGCATCTCCCCTCAGTCAAAGCGGCATGAAACAATCGTTCTATCCCCTGTGCCTGCCTGGACTCCATTGCCGTTGCATCTCCGCACATTGGCTGCAACTTCGTCGAACGCTGTCTTACTCGAGACCTCACGTTACGACGAGCACAATCGGCGCAGCTATCTCTTTCTTGAGCCAGTGGAGATCGTCGCTGCTCACACGATGGATGATCTACCCGCACTCTTTGACCACATCGAATCCGCGCGCAGTAACGGACTTCACCTCGCTGGCTACTTTCACTATGAATGCGGATATTTTTTTGAACGTAATCATTTTCAGCAATCCAATATGTCTCCCGGACCCATCGCCTGGTTCGGAGCTTATTCTGAGCCCATCGTCTTCGACCATCTCGACGGGGTCTTTCTGACAACTCCTCCTTCATCGGTTGATGTCGAACCCACTCCTGCGAGCTTTGCCACATATGCAGCACTCAGTATTCCGCAAGGAGAGTACGAAGAGAAAATTGACCGCATTCAGCGCTACATCGCATCCGGTGATACTTACCAGGTCAATTTCACCGATCGCGTCGCGGTCTATTCACAACATTCGGCTGCGGCGTCCTTTGCCGCGCTTGTTGCAGCACAGCCCGTCGCGTATAGCGCGCTGATTCATCACGATAATCGCCATATTCTTTCGCTTTCGCCCGAGCTCTTCTTTCGCATCGAAGGAAACCGCATCATCACGCGACCAATGAAAGGAACCATGCCACGCGGCCTCGATCTTGCCGAAGACGAGCAACAGGTGGCGCGCTTGCAAGCCGATGAAAAGAACCGCAGCGAGCATGTAATGATCGTTGATCTTCTTCGAAACGATCTCGGCCGCATCTGCCGTTCCGGCTCAGTTCATGTGGAGGACCTCTTCTCTGTTGAGCGTTATCAAACGCTTTTGCAGATGACCTCAACCATTTCAGGAGAGCCCCGTTCCGGGCTCGCTTTTTACGATATTTTTCGCGCGCTCTTTCCCTCTGGCTCCATCACCGGAGCTCCCAAGCTTCGCACTATGCAGATTATTCAGGAGCTCGAGCGCAGTCCGCGTGGTGTCTATACGGGTGCCATCGGGTATATTGCTCCTTCGGGAGACACAACCTTCAATGTTGCCATCCGCACCGTTGTGCTTCGTGACGGTATTGCGAACATGGGTGTTGGAGGAGGTATTGTCGCTGACTCCAATCCTTCATCGGAGTATCGCGAGTGCCAGCTCAAGGCGTCATTCTTGACCCGACAGCATCAGAAGTTCCAGCTCATTGAGACGATGCTCTTTGATGGAACCACTGTTCCATACCTTGCACTGCATCTCGATCGTCTCTCTGCCTCTGCACAGTACTTCGACTATTCTTGCGATCATAATGCTATCGCTTCTCGTATCTCTTCTTTCGCTTCCACGCTACCAGCTGCGCGCCATAGCATTCGTTTACTGCTCTCTTCTGATGGTGAATTTACACTTACCTCTTCGGCGCTGGCGCCGGATGCTCCTGCGATCGCTGTACGTATTTCTCCGCATCGTACGTATAGCGGAGATGTTTTCCTTCGTCACAAAACAACACAGCGCGATCTCTACAACTCCGAACTGTCTCGCGCCCGCGCTGAAGGCTTCGATGAAGTTCTCTTTCTGAATGAGCGAGGAGAGCTTACGGAGGGTGCCATCAGCAATCTTTTCATCCGTCGCGATTGTCATCTGCTTACTCCGCCTCTTCCCTCTGGAGTTCTTCCCGGTATTTTGCGTCGCCACATTCTAACCACCGACCCAACTGCTTGCGAACAAATCCTAGTGCTCGAAGATCTCAACCGAGCCGATGCGATCTATCTTGGCAATTCCGTCCGCGGTCTTCGGCAGGTCACTCGTCTGGAAACAAACAGTTAG
- a CDS encoding DUF1338 domain-containing protein: MNSQNGILRQLLETLIGAERTDHLFRALIIHSDLSSNPGPHVSRAVLAQALNMLLFEDLLERVPAAEQYVQRCLDQNRTVMHDHGAVRTVALEGMGALPAGQEAITRILRPLGYALNGTYPLERLRMTGRSYAQADYPEDIAQFFISELHPERFSRPFQEAVLRVTEQSKDPVTPEAAALLKKIEAEGSLSLEDSAKLLPVLVQVFDRQHPELSLLDYEVLLAESPEMAWISTEGNAFNHATDRVPDVDQLSAEQKALKQPIKDVVEKSQSGRVRQTAFHAARVQRSFRGADGKMVTKEVPGSFYEFITRLPMPEEKEGKRKLDLSFDSSKAQAIFKMTANST; this comes from the coding sequence ATGAACTCACAAAACGGAATCCTCCGGCAGCTTCTTGAGACTCTTATCGGAGCTGAAAGAACCGACCACCTTTTTCGTGCCCTTATCATCCATTCCGACCTGTCTTCCAATCCAGGTCCGCACGTCTCTCGCGCTGTCCTTGCCCAGGCGCTTAACATGCTTCTCTTCGAAGATCTTCTTGAGCGAGTTCCAGCTGCTGAGCAATATGTTCAGCGCTGCCTCGATCAGAACCGCACCGTCATGCACGATCATGGCGCCGTTCGTACCGTGGCACTCGAAGGAATGGGAGCTCTGCCCGCCGGTCAAGAGGCCATCACCCGCATCCTGCGTCCTTTGGGGTATGCACTCAATGGGACTTATCCTCTCGAACGGCTCCGCATGACCGGCCGATCCTACGCGCAGGCCGATTATCCGGAAGATATCGCACAGTTCTTCATTTCCGAGCTGCATCCCGAGCGCTTCTCGCGTCCATTCCAGGAGGCGGTACTTCGCGTCACGGAGCAATCCAAAGACCCTGTTACCCCCGAGGCGGCTGCGCTCCTGAAAAAAATCGAGGCCGAAGGATCACTCTCGCTGGAAGATTCGGCAAAACTTCTTCCTGTACTCGTACAGGTCTTCGATCGCCAGCATCCGGAGTTATCTCTCCTCGATTACGAAGTTCTCCTGGCTGAATCGCCGGAGATGGCCTGGATCTCGACAGAAGGCAATGCTTTTAACCATGCTACCGATCGCGTACCCGATGTTGACCAGCTCTCAGCCGAACAAAAGGCACTTAAGCAGCCTATTAAAGACGTTGTTGAAAAGTCTCAGTCCGGGCGGGTGCGGCAGACTGCTTTTCACGCCGCTCGTGTTCAGCGCAGCTTCCGTGGCGCTGACGGGAAGATGGTTACGAAAGAGGTGCCGGGTTCCTTCTATGAGTTCATCACGCGCCTGCCCATGCCGGAAGAGAAGGAAGGCAAACGCAAGTTGGATCTCAGTTTCGACAGCTCAAAGGCGCAGGCCATCTTCAAAATGACGGCGAATTCCACGTGA
- a CDS encoding FAD-binding and (Fe-S)-binding domain-containing protein, translated as MSTTTPTSATPFTILPSSHARAHETFPQAVQLEQALRQKVRGEVRFDEASRALYATDASNYRHIPIGLVIPRDEEDVIAAVSVCREFKAPILSRGGGTSLAGQCTNFAVIFDFSKYMNKMGPVDPVTRTVRVQPGIVLDRVREAAEKHALTYAPDPATHSRCTIGGMIGNNSCGVHALMGGKTVDNIHSLDILLYDGTRLTVGQTPDREIAGHIQSGGRIGGIYSSLKILRDTYGNLVRQKFPNIPRRVSGFNLDELLPENNFNLARALVGSEGTCAIILGATLNLVESPQFRTLVGVGFEDVFIAADHVPLVLTHKPIGLEGMDGLLLDSLRAKQKALDDIPLLPEGRGFLLAEFGGNSQVESDQRAHDFAVAMNGVAEARIYSHAEAHRVWAIRESGLGATAFVPGKRTGWEGWEDAAVAPEQLGSYLRSLYRLMEQYGYWSPMYGHFGQGCVHMRLSFDLETEKGILDFRRFMDEAADIAIAHGGSLSGEHGDGQARGALLPKMFGPELMEAFRTFKRIWDPDNKLNPNKMIDGHEIHEDLRLGADYAPWEPETHFAFASDNGSFARATLRCVGVGACRKADAGTMCPSYMATGEEQHSTRGRAHMLWELMQREVLPKDWANEQVRESLDLCLSCKACRSECPVSVDMATYKAEFLSHHYEHHSRPLAHYAFGRIDRFARLASIAPGIVNFINGLPGISHLMKEVLHIHPSRKFPRFSRPFTPDRRMARDASRLRGDRRTAASAEAPRVFLWADTFNNYFHPVTMRAAYKVLTDAGFQITVPNRHLCCGRPLYDFGMLDTAKQYLEKVLDALTPQIEAGTPVVVLEPSCASVFRDELTNLIPNDPRAQKLRSQVYLLSEFLVKFAPDYQPPRVDQKIVVHGHCHHKAMTGIGEHGMTDEIKLLRATGADVQVLDSGCCGMAGPFGFEKDKYEVSQNLGERVLLPAVRNNPEAIIVSDGFSCCEQITQNTNARPKHLAEVLAGNDNHR; from the coding sequence ATGTCTACGACAACCCCTACCTCCGCTACGCCCTTTACCATTCTTCCCAGCTCACACGCCCGTGCGCACGAGACCTTTCCTCAAGCTGTGCAGCTTGAGCAGGCACTTCGCCAGAAGGTTCGGGGCGAGGTGCGCTTCGATGAAGCCTCCCGCGCTCTCTATGCGACCGATGCTTCCAACTATCGACATATCCCGATCGGCCTCGTCATCCCTCGCGATGAAGAGGATGTCATCGCTGCCGTTTCTGTTTGCCGTGAGTTTAAGGCTCCCATCCTCTCGCGCGGCGGAGGGACATCGCTCGCCGGTCAGTGCACGAACTTTGCCGTCATTTTTGATTTTTCGAAGTACATGAACAAGATGGGACCGGTTGATCCGGTTACTCGGACGGTGCGCGTGCAACCCGGTATTGTGCTTGATCGTGTGCGCGAAGCGGCAGAGAAGCATGCTCTTACGTATGCTCCCGACCCGGCCACACACTCGCGCTGCACCATCGGCGGCATGATTGGGAATAACTCGTGCGGCGTCCACGCACTGATGGGTGGAAAGACTGTTGACAACATCCATTCGCTCGACATCCTTTTATACGATGGAACACGCCTTACTGTGGGACAGACTCCTGATCGTGAGATCGCCGGTCATATTCAATCAGGCGGCAGAATTGGCGGCATCTATTCTTCGCTCAAAATCCTTCGCGATACCTACGGTAACCTCGTCCGCCAGAAGTTTCCCAACATTCCGCGTCGTGTCTCGGGATTCAACCTGGATGAGCTGCTTCCAGAGAACAACTTTAACCTCGCGCGCGCCCTGGTCGGAAGCGAAGGAACCTGTGCCATCATTCTTGGAGCGACGCTCAATCTCGTCGAATCTCCACAGTTCCGCACATTGGTTGGCGTGGGGTTTGAAGATGTCTTCATTGCTGCCGATCATGTTCCGCTCGTCTTGACCCACAAGCCCATTGGTCTTGAAGGTATGGATGGCCTTCTACTCGATTCACTGCGCGCTAAACAGAAAGCGCTCGACGATATTCCTCTGCTGCCCGAGGGGCGAGGCTTTCTCCTTGCCGAGTTCGGCGGCAATTCGCAGGTCGAATCCGATCAACGCGCCCATGACTTCGCTGTTGCGATGAATGGAGTGGCCGAGGCACGCATCTATAGCCATGCTGAAGCGCATCGTGTCTGGGCCATTCGTGAATCAGGCCTCGGTGCCACAGCCTTCGTTCCCGGCAAGCGCACGGGGTGGGAGGGTTGGGAGGACGCCGCGGTTGCACCCGAACAGCTTGGCTCCTACCTGCGCTCGCTGTACAGGCTGATGGAGCAGTACGGCTATTGGAGCCCGATGTATGGACACTTCGGCCAGGGCTGTGTCCATATGCGGCTTAGTTTCGATCTCGAGACAGAAAAAGGTATTCTCGATTTTCGCCGCTTCATGGATGAGGCTGCTGATATCGCTATCGCTCATGGTGGTTCGCTCTCTGGCGAGCACGGTGATGGGCAGGCCCGCGGCGCTCTTCTGCCCAAGATGTTCGGCCCCGAACTGATGGAAGCTTTCCGCACCTTTAAGCGCATCTGGGACCCCGACAACAAACTCAATCCCAACAAGATGATTGATGGTCATGAGATCCATGAAGATCTCCGCCTCGGAGCGGACTATGCTCCATGGGAGCCGGAGACGCACTTCGCCTTCGCTTCGGATAATGGTTCCTTCGCTCGTGCAACATTGCGTTGCGTCGGTGTTGGAGCGTGTCGCAAGGCCGATGCCGGAACCATGTGCCCCAGCTACATGGCAACCGGGGAGGAGCAGCACTCCACACGTGGACGCGCTCATATGCTTTGGGAGCTCATGCAGCGCGAAGTGCTCCCGAAGGACTGGGCTAACGAACAAGTTCGCGAGTCGCTCGATCTTTGTCTTTCCTGCAAGGCCTGTCGTTCTGAGTGTCCTGTAAGCGTCGATATGGCTACCTACAAAGCCGAGTTTCTTTCGCACCATTACGAGCATCACTCGCGTCCGCTTGCGCATTATGCTTTCGGCCGGATCGATCGCTTCGCCCGCCTGGCCTCCATCGCTCCTGGAATCGTCAATTTCATCAATGGACTTCCCGGTATCTCGCACCTGATGAAGGAAGTGCTACACATCCACCCCAGCCGCAAGTTTCCGCGTTTCTCGCGTCCATTTACGCCGGATCGTCGCATGGCCCGTGACGCCAGCCGCCTGCGCGGAGATCGCCGCACTGCTGCATCTGCTGAAGCGCCGAGGGTCTTTCTCTGGGCCGATACCTTCAACAACTACTTCCATCCGGTTACCATGCGAGCGGCCTACAAGGTTCTTACCGATGCCGGTTTCCAGATCACGGTTCCTAATCGCCATCTCTGCTGCGGACGACCACTCTACGACTTTGGCATGCTGGATACTGCAAAGCAGTATCTGGAGAAGGTGCTCGATGCTCTTACTCCTCAGATTGAAGCTGGGACTCCCGTTGTCGTGCTCGAGCCCAGTTGCGCCTCTGTCTTTCGCGATGAGCTTACAAACCTCATCCCCAACGATCCCCGCGCTCAGAAGCTCCGCTCACAGGTCTATCTTCTTAGCGAGTTCCTGGTGAAGTTCGCACCGGATTATCAGCCCCCGCGTGTCGACCAAAAGATCGTCGTTCACGGCCACTGCCATCACAAAGCTATGACCGGTATTGGCGAGCATGGCATGACTGATGAGATCAAATTGCTCCGCGCAACCGGCGCTGATGTCCAGGTGCTCGATTCCGGTTGCTGCGGTATGGCTGGACCCTTTGGGTTCGAAAAAGACAAGTATGAGGTCTCGCAGAATTTAGGTGAGCGTGTTCTACTTCCAGCGGTTCGCAATAATCCCGAGGCAATCATCGTTTCTGACGGCTTCAGCTGCTGTGAGCAAATTACACAGAACACCAATGCGAGACCGAAGCATTTAGCTGAAGTGTTAGCCGGTAACGACAACCATCGCTGA